The following are encoded in a window of Solidesulfovibrio magneticus RS-1 genomic DNA:
- the glgA gene encoding glycogen synthase GlgA produces MKFHHKVLFVASEMYPFSKTGGLGDVMGALPKELKRQGVNVALIAPYYGRLNHGDHQLRLIYSKCRVGYPWAPITADIYTATCDDVPVYFVQRGEYFDRRFYYNTHDGDYFDNCERFIFFCRATMAWASRLDGAPAIVHAHDWQAALVPAYLHFLRPAAPFWRNTKTVMTIHNLAFQGRFASRLFFDSGLPKEAWGLDGAEFWGDFNLLKAGLAYSDIITAVSPTYALEILSPQFGCGLEGILTKRASQLRGILNGADYTVWDPINDRHLPSAYSPDDLSGKAVCKRNLVAELGLDRRFLKRPILGFIGRIRDQKGIDLLIDIMGRVMEKDAAVVVLGEGSLDYEAVLLDMMENYPGRLAVRIGYTEDLAHRIQAGSDIFLMPSRYEPCGLTQMYALRFGTPPVATAVGGLRDTIVPWPDPAATGFTFSEPDPELFYRAILDALELWDRPEAWKAMVVRAMRADYSWEKAAKNYINLYRELGADI; encoded by the coding sequence ATGAAGTTTCATCACAAGGTCCTCTTTGTCGCTTCGGAAATGTATCCCTTCTCCAAGACCGGCGGTCTCGGGGACGTCATGGGCGCGCTGCCCAAGGAACTGAAGCGTCAGGGCGTCAACGTCGCCCTGATCGCGCCCTACTACGGCCGCCTCAACCACGGCGACCACCAGCTGCGGCTGATCTATTCCAAATGCCGCGTCGGCTACCCCTGGGCGCCCATCACCGCCGACATCTACACCGCCACCTGCGACGACGTGCCGGTCTACTTCGTCCAGCGCGGCGAATACTTCGACCGCCGGTTCTACTACAACACCCACGACGGCGACTATTTCGACAACTGCGAACGCTTCATCTTCTTCTGCCGGGCCACCATGGCCTGGGCCAGCCGGCTGGACGGCGCGCCGGCCATCGTCCACGCCCACGACTGGCAGGCCGCCCTGGTGCCGGCCTACCTGCACTTCCTGCGTCCGGCAGCGCCCTTTTGGCGCAACACCAAAACCGTCATGACCATTCACAACCTGGCCTTCCAGGGCCGTTTCGCCTCACGGCTGTTCTTCGACTCGGGCCTGCCCAAGGAGGCCTGGGGCCTGGACGGCGCGGAATTCTGGGGTGATTTCAACCTGCTGAAGGCCGGCCTGGCCTATTCCGACATCATTACGGCGGTCAGCCCCACCTACGCCCTGGAGATCCTCTCGCCCCAGTTCGGTTGCGGCCTGGAAGGCATCCTGACCAAGCGCGCCTCGCAGCTGCGCGGCATCTTAAACGGCGCGGACTACACCGTCTGGGACCCCATAAACGACCGCCACCTGCCAAGCGCCTACAGCCCCGACGACCTTTCGGGCAAGGCCGTGTGCAAGCGAAACCTCGTGGCCGAGCTGGGGCTGGACCGCCGGTTCCTCAAGCGGCCAATCCTGGGCTTCATCGGCCGCATCCGCGACCAGAAAGGCATTGATCTGTTGATCGACATCATGGGCCGCGTCATGGAAAAGGACGCCGCCGTGGTGGTCCTTGGCGAAGGCAGCCTCGACTACGAGGCCGTGCTGTTGGACATGATGGAAAATTACCCCGGACGGCTGGCCGTGCGCATCGGCTATACCGAAGACCTGGCCCATCGCATCCAGGCCGGTTCGGACATTTTCCTCATGCCCTCGCGCTACGAGCCTTGCGGCCTGACCCAGATGTACGCCTTGCGCTTCGGCACACCGCCCGTGGCCACGGCCGTGGGCGGGCTGCGCGACACCATCGTGCCCTGGCCCGATCCCGCGGCCACGGGATTCACCTTTTCCGAACCCGACCCCGAACTCTTCTACCGGGCCATTCTCGACGCCCTGGAACTCTGGGACCGCCCCGAAGCCTGGAAGGCCATGGTCGTAAGGGCCATGCGGGCTGATTATTCCTGGGAAAAAGCGGCCAAGAATTACATCAATCTCTACCGGGAGCTTGGAGCCGACATCTGA
- a CDS encoding NUDIX domain-containing protein translates to MALVKPCPQCGHSIVHYRNPVPTVDTLIHLPGRGVVLIERLNEPYGWALPGGFVDYGESAEAAAIREAKEETGLTVELTSLLGVYSHPSRDPRQHTLSVVYIAQALDPDELAAGDDAKNLSVFPVGQWPKPLCFDHERILNDYATLLNRVKPL, encoded by the coding sequence ATGGCCCTTGTCAAACCCTGCCCGCAATGCGGCCACTCCATCGTCCATTACCGCAATCCCGTGCCCACCGTGGACACGCTCATTCATCTGCCCGGACGCGGCGTGGTGCTCATCGAACGCCTCAATGAGCCTTACGGCTGGGCGCTGCCCGGCGGGTTCGTGGACTACGGCGAATCGGCCGAGGCCGCCGCCATCCGCGAGGCCAAGGAAGAAACCGGCCTTACCGTGGAACTGACGAGCTTACTTGGCGTCTATTCCCACCCCTCGCGTGACCCCAGGCAGCATACCTTGAGCGTCGTCTACATTGCCCAGGCCCTGGACCCCGACGAACTGGCCGCCGGCGACGACGCCAAGAACCTGTCCGTCTTTCCCGTGGGGCAGTGGCCGAAGCCCTTGTGCTTCGACCATGAACGTATTCTCAACGACTATGCCACGCTTTTGAACCGGGTCAAACCGCTGTGA
- a CDS encoding glycosyltransferase family 9 protein → MNPPDKIVLEHAGALGDFFLAWPAFLSVVRRFPGAAAFAAVRPSLAGYLAPLAAPCPPDLRRTLDARFAAAVWPKALANTLVIRPGLAARPELPPSDRFLFLPGVVPGSLESPRGHYRKALETHGIPWAEDWREMFQTLFGSHAPTTDDVLLFPGAGHPDKCWPLDRLAALAKGLAARGLRPVYVLGPAELERGLAPAGSNMMLLETVEELSLALRAARAVVGPDCGPLHLAGLHGVPGVAVFGPTSPRQWGPVGLDVITAGMACAPCAVVTSGAFAAACPRPLPCLAGVGHEAVLERLMALTVARPRAGQYGK, encoded by the coding sequence ATGAACCCCCCTGACAAGATCGTTTTGGAACATGCCGGAGCGCTTGGCGATTTTTTCCTGGCTTGGCCGGCTTTTCTGTCGGTGGTCCGGCGTTTTCCGGGTGCTGCGGCCTTTGCTGCCGTGCGTCCGTCCCTGGCCGGCTACCTCGCTCCCCTGGCCGCGCCCTGCCCGCCCGACCTGCGTCGAACCCTCGACGCCCGCTTCGCCGCCGCCGTCTGGCCCAAGGCCCTGGCCAATACCCTGGTGATCCGCCCCGGCCTGGCTGCTCGGCCGGAGCTGCCGCCAAGCGACCGTTTTCTGTTCTTGCCTGGCGTCGTGCCCGGCAGTCTGGAGAGCCCTCGGGGGCACTACCGCAAGGCCCTGGAAACCCACGGTATCCCCTGGGCCGAGGACTGGCGCGAGATGTTCCAAACGCTTTTCGGAAGCCATGCACCGACCACGGACGACGTGCTGCTTTTTCCCGGAGCCGGCCACCCGGACAAGTGCTGGCCCCTGGACCGGCTGGCCGCCCTGGCCAAGGGGCTGGCCGCGCGCGGGCTGCGCCCGGTTTATGTTCTGGGACCGGCGGAACTGGAACGCGGCCTTGCCCCGGCCGGAAGCAACATGATGTTGCTCGAGACGGTGGAAGAATTGTCGTTGGCGCTGCGCGCGGCCCGGGCGGTGGTGGGGCCGGACTGCGGCCCCCTGCATCTGGCCGGCCTGCACGGCGTGCCTGGGGTGGCGGTCTTCGGCCCGACCTCGCCCCGGCAGTGGGGTCCGGTCGGCCTGGACGTCATAACGGCGGGGATGGCCTGCGCGCCCTGCGCGGTCGTAACGTCCGGGGCCTTTGCCGCCGCCTGCCCGCGCCCCCTGCCCTGCCTGGCGGGCGTTGGCCACGAGGCCGTTCTGGAACGGCTTATGGCCCTGACGGTAGCGAGACCACGCGCCGGTCAATACGGGAAGTGA
- a CDS encoding L-threonylcarbamoyladenylate synthase produces the protein MHTTSLARAAAILRAGGCVVYPTETYFALGALADNAAALERIVAVKGRPAHKPLPLLVGELAQLAAVVPPGFAAGPLGADFGELAALFWPGPLSLVVPCREALPGLVKDADGRVSVRFTPHETAAALCRLAGGALVATSANVSGGPPAATPEALDPEVTAAVDAVLTAGAPPAGGPASTVAGLRGGKRLTIFRRGATPLSALKAAGYLPENVTS, from the coding sequence ATGCACACGACATCCCTGGCCCGGGCGGCAGCCATCCTGCGCGCCGGCGGTTGCGTGGTCTATCCCACGGAAACCTATTTCGCCCTGGGCGCGCTGGCGGACAACGCCGCCGCCCTGGAGCGCATCGTCGCCGTCAAGGGACGGCCTGCCCACAAGCCCTTGCCGCTTTTGGTCGGAGAGCTGGCCCAGCTCGCCGCGGTCGTGCCGCCGGGCTTTGCCGCCGGACCGCTTGGGGCCGATTTCGGCGAACTGGCCGCGCTTTTTTGGCCCGGCCCGCTGTCCTTGGTGGTCCCGTGCCGTGAAGCGCTGCCCGGGCTGGTCAAGGACGCCGACGGTCGGGTGTCGGTGCGCTTCACGCCCCACGAAACAGCGGCGGCGCTTTGCCGCTTGGCCGGCGGCGCGTTGGTGGCCACCAGCGCCAACGTCAGCGGCGGCCCGCCAGCTGCCACGCCTGAAGCACTGGACCCGGAAGTGACGGCGGCCGTGGACGCGGTGCTGACCGCTGGCGCACCCCCGGCCGGCGGCCCGGCCTCCACCGTGGCCGGCCTGCGCGGCGGCAAGCGCCTGACCATTTTCCGCCGGGGCGCGACGCCGTTATCCGCCCTGAAGGCGGCCGGCTACCTGCCTGAGAACGTCACGAGCTGA
- a CDS encoding glycosyltransferase, with the protein MPIDPRRPALPPLPTPSPHFLPAVLDALPYWALTTEQQELRRSLAGLLLAQGAGQPDCAAAAKGLLAYAVQRAPFDRESLALTAQTQAAAPFLPAKAAAVADLLASLPNMDNDEISYAAIAASGDQELLIRYLEIAARDNTAGLARLAPAFQALCRLPDVDQAEALLAGFAPVVPPPLFARLEAELALLRRSPEAALEKLLALDGDAWGLFALVGASHCQERLGDRTAALTACLAVRRVLPQHVNLTLRAFELSRTRETPRPARAGEAAVCLYSMNKEALFRECLTHLAATDLGEATVAVLDNGSTDGTGAMLEAIADLFPAGRFVIVRLPVNIGAPGARNWLLSVPEVATCQHVAFLDDDAFPERDWLSRLLATAREHPQTGAIGCAITDCEPPRDHQSADFNLFPPQMGRPSMAEVKERLFVCEPCRGAADVGLFAYTRPCLSVSGCCHLLSREALQGAGPFDIRFNPTQFDDLERDIRSFLAGFPSVYDGTVRVRHKQGSSLALAQTQAQVSQVLGNKIKLEYCVSDADADRLWRDNLALLGKDLKEKAAAVEALGV; encoded by the coding sequence ATGCCCATCGATCCGCGCCGCCCTGCCCTGCCGCCGCTGCCGACGCCCTCGCCCCATTTTCTGCCAGCCGTCCTGGACGCCCTGCCCTATTGGGCGCTGACCACCGAACAACAGGAACTGCGCCGCTCCCTGGCCGGCCTGCTCCTGGCCCAGGGAGCGGGCCAGCCCGACTGCGCCGCCGCCGCCAAGGGGCTGCTCGCCTACGCCGTCCAGCGCGCCCCTTTTGACCGGGAGAGTCTGGCACTTACGGCCCAAACCCAGGCCGCCGCCCCGTTTTTGCCGGCCAAGGCGGCGGCAGTGGCCGACCTGCTGGCGTCGCTGCCGAATATGGACAACGACGAGATCTCTTACGCGGCCATCGCTGCCAGCGGTGATCAAGAACTCCTCATCCGCTACCTGGAAATCGCCGCCCGTGACAACACCGCCGGCCTGGCCCGGCTGGCCCCGGCCTTCCAGGCGCTTTGTCGCCTGCCCGATGTTGACCAGGCCGAGGCGCTCCTGGCCGGCTTTGCCCCGGTCGTGCCGCCGCCGCTTTTTGCCCGCCTGGAGGCCGAATTGGCCTTGCTGCGCCGCTCCCCCGAGGCCGCCCTGGAAAAGCTGCTCGCCCTGGACGGCGATGCCTGGGGACTGTTTGCCCTGGTCGGCGCGTCCCACTGCCAGGAACGCCTCGGCGACCGGACGGCTGCCCTTACGGCCTGTCTGGCCGTCCGGCGCGTCCTGCCCCAGCACGTCAACCTCACACTTCGGGCCTTCGAACTGTCGCGCACACGCGAAACGCCGCGCCCGGCCCGGGCCGGCGAGGCGGCGGTGTGCCTGTATTCCATGAATAAGGAAGCGCTTTTCCGGGAGTGCCTGACCCACCTGGCCGCCACAGACCTTGGCGAGGCCACGGTTGCGGTCCTGGACAACGGCTCCACCGACGGCACCGGGGCCATGCTCGAAGCCATCGCCGACCTTTTCCCGGCCGGCCGGTTCGTCATCGTGCGTCTGCCGGTCAACATCGGCGCGCCCGGAGCGCGCAATTGGCTCCTGTCCGTGCCCGAGGTGGCGACATGTCAACATGTCGCCTTTCTCGACGACGACGCTTTTCCCGAACGCGACTGGCTCTCGCGCCTGCTGGCCACGGCCCGGGAGCATCCCCAGACCGGGGCGATCGGTTGCGCCATCACCGACTGCGAGCCGCCGCGCGACCACCAATCGGCCGACTTCAACCTCTTTCCGCCCCAGATGGGCCGGCCGTCCATGGCCGAGGTCAAGGAGCGGCTTTTTGTCTGCGAACCCTGCCGGGGCGCGGCCGATGTCGGGCTTTTCGCCTACACGCGGCCCTGCCTGTCGGTGTCGGGCTGCTGCCATCTGCTTTCGCGGGAAGCCCTCCAGGGGGCCGGCCCCTTCGACATCCGCTTCAATCCCACCCAGTTCGACGATCTGGAGCGTGACATCCGCTCCTTTCTGGCCGGATTCCCCAGCGTCTACGACGGGACCGTGCGGGTGCGCCACAAGCAGGGATCGAGCCTGGCCCTGGCCCAGACCCAGGCCCAAGTGAGCCAGGTGCTCGGCAACAAGATCAAGCTCGAATACTGCGTGTCCGACGCCGACGCCGACCGGCTGTGGCGCGACAACTTGGCGCTGTTAGGCAAGGATTTAAAGGAGAAGGCTGCGGCTGTGGAGGCGCTTGGGGTGTAG
- a CDS encoding ABC transporter permease — MSGFLGFSPARFGAMVSKEFTQMRRDRVTFAMMVGIPLLQLILFGFAINSDPKQLPTAILDNDRSVFSRDMAAAMKNSDYFKFTKEIRTEAEADELLRLGRIQFVLTIPQNFGRDLVRGVRPVALLEADATDPAATSNAVAAIRQAATDAFNRDLTGPLLPLRAKDGPVDLRLHARYNPEAVTQYNIVPGLMGVVLTMTLVIITSLAITRERERGTMENLLITPVRPTEVLLGKILPYIVVGYIQMGLIVVAARLLFAVPFVGSLPLLFLVSFPFIAANLGVGITFSTIAQNQLQAVQMSFFFFLPSILLSGFMFPFQGMPQWAQWLGSVLPLTHYLRVVRGIVLKGNTFVDIVPHMWPIGLFLLVSVGIGIKRYRQTLD; from the coding sequence ATGTCCGGCTTCCTCGGCTTCTCCCCGGCCCGGTTCGGGGCCATGGTGTCCAAGGAATTTACCCAGATGCGCCGGGACCGGGTGACCTTTGCCATGATGGTGGGAATTCCGCTTTTGCAGCTCATCCTGTTTGGTTTCGCCATCAATTCCGACCCCAAACAGCTGCCCACGGCCATCCTGGACAACGACCGTTCGGTCTTTTCCCGGGACATGGCCGCAGCCATGAAAAACAGCGACTATTTCAAGTTCACCAAGGAAATCAGGACCGAAGCCGAGGCCGACGAGCTGTTGCGCCTGGGCCGCATCCAGTTCGTCCTGACCATCCCCCAGAACTTCGGCCGCGATCTGGTTCGGGGCGTGCGCCCGGTTGCCCTGCTCGAAGCCGACGCCACCGATCCGGCCGCCACCTCCAACGCCGTGGCCGCCATCCGTCAGGCGGCCACCGACGCCTTCAACCGCGACCTCACCGGACCGTTGCTGCCCCTTCGGGCCAAGGACGGGCCGGTCGATCTGCGGCTGCACGCCCGCTACAACCCCGAGGCCGTGACCCAGTACAACATCGTGCCCGGGCTCATGGGCGTGGTGCTGACCATGACGCTGGTCATCATCACTTCGCTGGCCATCACCCGCGAGCGCGAGCGGGGCACCATGGAGAACCTGCTCATCACCCCGGTGCGGCCCACGGAAGTGCTGCTTGGCAAGATCCTGCCCTATATTGTTGTCGGCTACATCCAGATGGGCCTTATCGTGGTGGCGGCCAGGCTGTTGTTCGCCGTGCCTTTCGTAGGCAGCCTGCCGCTGCTGTTTCTGGTGTCCTTTCCCTTCATCGCGGCCAACCTGGGCGTGGGCATCACCTTTTCCACCATCGCCCAGAACCAGTTGCAGGCCGTGCAGATGTCGTTTTTCTTTTTTCTGCCCTCAATCCTGCTGTCCGGCTTCATGTTTCCCTTTCAAGGCATGCCCCAGTGGGCCCAGTGGCTGGGTTCGGTTCTGCCGCTCACCCACTATCTGCGGGTGGTGCGGGGCATCGTGCTCAAGGGCAACACGTTTGTGGACATCGTGCCGCACATGTGGCCCATCGGGCTTTTCCTGCTCGTGTCGGTGGGGATCGGGATCAAGCGCTACCGCCAGACGCTGGACTAA
- a CDS encoding ABC transporter ATP-binding protein: MNAGVSPAVIDVTGLTKIFGRKTVVDHIDMRVNRGEIYGFLGPNGSGKTTFIRMLCGLLRPDDGHGTCLGFDVREQAELIKPHVGYMSQKFSLYEDMTVRENLDFIARMYAVADRAAGVARTVERMNLGRFRDQLAGTLSGGWKQRLALAACMIHQPSLLLLDEPTAGVDPMARRDFWDEVHKLAGEGITALISTHYMDEAERCHRLAYIAYGHLLATGTVGEIVAQEGLFTYEISGPDLYGYIDKLRGLPGVEQVVAFGVTLHVSGRDGDALAASLAPYGAAPLTLRRIASNLEEVFISLMRKAVS, translated from the coding sequence GTGAACGCCGGAGTTTCGCCGGCCGTCATCGACGTGACCGGGCTGACCAAGATTTTTGGCCGCAAGACCGTGGTCGATCACATCGACATGCGGGTCAATCGGGGCGAAATCTACGGTTTTCTTGGCCCCAACGGCTCGGGCAAGACCACGTTTATTCGCATGTTGTGCGGGTTGCTGCGTCCCGACGACGGCCATGGCACGTGTCTGGGCTTCGACGTGCGGGAGCAGGCCGAGTTGATAAAGCCTCATGTGGGCTACATGTCCCAGAAGTTTTCCCTCTATGAAGACATGACCGTGCGGGAAAACCTTGATTTCATCGCCCGCATGTACGCCGTGGCCGACCGGGCGGCCGGGGTTGCCCGCACCGTCGAACGCATGAACCTGGGCCGGTTTCGCGACCAACTGGCCGGCACGCTCTCGGGAGGCTGGAAACAGCGCCTGGCCCTGGCCGCCTGCATGATCCACCAGCCGAGCCTGCTGCTCCTGGACGAACCCACGGCCGGGGTCGATCCCATGGCCCGCCGGGATTTCTGGGACGAGGTCCACAAGCTGGCCGGCGAGGGCATCACCGCCCTTATCTCCACCCATTACATGGACGAGGCCGAGCGCTGCCACCGGCTGGCCTACATCGCCTACGGCCATCTGCTGGCCACCGGCACGGTGGGCGAGATCGTGGCCCAGGAAGGGCTTTTCACCTACGAAATAAGCGGCCCCGACCTCTACGGCTACATCGACAAGCTGCGCGGCCTGCCCGGAGTCGAACAGGTGGTGGCCTTTGGCGTGACGCTGCACGTCAGCGGCCGCGACGGCGACGCGTTGGCCGCAAGCCTCGCCCCTTACGGCGCGGCGCCGCTGACCCTGCGGCGCATTGCCTCCAACCTCGAAGAGGTCTTCATCAGCCTCATGCGCAAGGCGGTGTCGTGA
- a CDS encoding HlyD family secretion protein, whose protein sequence is MRAYFCAALCLMAVCGLGGCKPDGQTSYQGYVEGEFVYVAGKIGGRLDELAVSRGQRVTPGQPLYVLEHAFEAAALAQAQADLRQAEATLDDRKKGLRPEEIDQIEADLRRAEAARELSRLEYDRRVKLYGSAVIAQEELDTSRTTHTRDKQQVRELEAKLATGKLPSRIDQIRAAADAVDAARAMVAQARWNLDQMRQSALVGGLVYDLLHYRGEWTAAGSPVVVLLPDANVKARFFVPEAVAGGLKPGQSVRVAWDGGGEAVTATISYIAPKVEYTPPVIYSQGFREKLVVMVEASFDPAVAPRLHPGLPIDVSLEPAMTGAKP, encoded by the coding sequence ATGAGAGCATATTTCTGCGCTGCGCTGTGCCTGATGGCCGTGTGCGGTCTTGGCGGCTGCAAGCCTGACGGCCAGACGAGCTATCAGGGCTATGTGGAGGGCGAATTCGTGTATGTGGCCGGCAAGATCGGCGGCCGGCTCGACGAATTGGCCGTTTCGCGCGGGCAGCGTGTGACCCCGGGCCAGCCGCTCTACGTGCTGGAACATGCTTTCGAGGCAGCCGCCCTGGCTCAGGCCCAGGCCGATCTGCGCCAGGCCGAGGCCACCCTGGACGACCGCAAGAAGGGGCTGCGGCCCGAGGAGATCGACCAGATCGAGGCCGATCTGCGCCGGGCCGAGGCTGCCCGCGAGCTGTCGCGGCTGGAATACGACCGCCGCGTCAAGCTCTACGGCAGCGCGGTCATCGCCCAGGAGGAGCTCGACACCTCGCGCACCACCCACACCCGCGACAAGCAGCAGGTCCGGGAGCTGGAGGCCAAGCTGGCCACGGGCAAGCTGCCCAGCCGCATCGACCAGATCCGGGCGGCGGCCGATGCCGTGGACGCGGCCCGGGCCATGGTCGCCCAGGCAAGGTGGAACCTCGACCAGATGCGCCAGTCCGCCCTGGTCGGCGGACTGGTCTACGATCTGCTCCACTACCGGGGCGAGTGGACGGCGGCCGGCAGCCCGGTGGTGGTGCTGTTGCCCGACGCCAACGTCAAGGCCCGGTTTTTCGTGCCCGAAGCCGTGGCCGGGGGCCTTAAGCCCGGCCAGTCCGTCCGCGTGGCCTGGGACGGGGGCGGCGAGGCGGTTACGGCGACCATCAGCTACATCGCGCCCAAGGTGGAATACACCCCGCCGGTCATTTACAGCCAGGGCTTCCGGGAAAAGCTCGTGGTCATGGTGGAGGCGTCCTTTGATCCCGCCGTCGCGCCGCGCCTGCACCCAGGCCTGCCCATCGACGTCTCTCTGGAGCCGGCCATGACAGGGGCCAAGCCGTGA
- a CDS encoding TetR/AcrR family transcriptional regulator — MDAVSDIVSRILDAAAEEFAGQGFAGAKVEAIAKRAGVNKAGLYYHVGNKEKLYEAVMLRLFGQVAGAVEQAAVPGLSPGEALAALAEALAGLFSRLPMLPRIMALEMASGAANMPAAAMMEFRRIFGVTRGILARGQETGLLRPAEPVFVHLTLVGGMIVYSLSEPLRQRFAQVAQAMGMRTDMPVGEMGAFLAGVLTRGLAAEPKEGGA, encoded by the coding sequence ATGGACGCCGTATCGGACATCGTTTCCCGCATCCTGGATGCCGCCGCCGAGGAGTTCGCCGGCCAGGGGTTTGCCGGGGCCAAGGTCGAGGCTATCGCCAAGCGAGCCGGGGTCAACAAGGCCGGCCTGTATTATCATGTGGGCAACAAGGAAAAGCTCTACGAAGCCGTGATGCTCCGGCTTTTCGGCCAGGTGGCCGGGGCGGTGGAGCAGGCGGCCGTGCCCGGGCTGTCGCCGGGCGAGGCCCTGGCCGCCCTGGCCGAGGCTCTGGCCGGTCTGTTTTCCCGCCTGCCCATGTTGCCGCGTATCATGGCTTTGGAGATGGCCTCGGGCGCGGCCAACATGCCGGCGGCGGCCATGATGGAATTTCGCCGCATTTTCGGCGTCACCCGGGGCATCCTGGCCCGGGGGCAGGAGACCGGGCTGCTGCGGCCGGCCGAGCCGGTTTTCGTGCATCTGACGTTGGTCGGCGGCATGATCGTCTACAGCCTGTCCGAGCCGCTGCGCCAGCGCTTTGCCCAGGTGGCCCAGGCCATGGGAATGCGCACGGACATGCCGGTTGGGGAAATGGGCGCTTTTTTGGCCGGCGTGCTGACCCGGGGGCTGGCTGCGGAACCCAAGGAGGGCGGGGCATGA
- a CDS encoding MlaE family ABC transporter permease: MTQTALSVLLSPATALGRVTLRFVAELGGLFLFTLQGLWRILVPAPSWSKIVQQVYFIGVKSIFVIALIGLFTGMVLGLQGYYTLVKFGSEGLLGAAVALSIIRELGPVLTAIMITGRAGSSMAAELGIMRISEQIDALSTMDINPMRFLVAPRLAASLICFPLLTAIFDVVGILGGYLSGCVLLGINPGVYFDRIDATVELADVTGGFVKSVVFALLVAVICCYEGYFTHARQGGFGAKGVSLATTSAVVLSCVVILVADYVLTSFLL; this comes from the coding sequence ATGACCCAGACCGCCCTTTCCGTGCTTTTATCCCCCGCGACCGCTTTGGGCCGCGTGACCCTGCGCTTCGTGGCCGAGCTTGGCGGGCTGTTCCTGTTCACGCTCCAGGGACTTTGGCGCATCCTTGTCCCGGCCCCGTCCTGGTCCAAAATCGTGCAGCAGGTCTATTTCATCGGCGTCAAGTCGATCTTCGTCATCGCGCTCATCGGACTTTTCACGGGCATGGTGCTGGGGCTGCAGGGCTATTACACCCTGGTCAAGTTCGGCAGCGAGGGCCTTCTTGGCGCGGCCGTGGCCCTGTCCATCATCCGCGAGCTCGGGCCGGTCCTGACCGCCATCATGATCACCGGCCGGGCCGGCTCGTCCATGGCGGCGGAACTGGGCATCATGCGCATTTCCGAACAGATCGACGCCCTGTCCACCATGGACATCAACCCCATGCGCTTTCTGGTGGCCCCCAGGCTGGCCGCATCGCTTATTTGCTTTCCCCTGCTGACGGCCATTTTCGACGTGGTCGGCATCCTGGGCGGCTATCTTTCGGGCTGCGTGCTCCTGGGCATCAATCCGGGCGTGTATTTCGACCGCATCGACGCCACTGTGGAACTGGCCGACGTGACCGGCGGGTTCGTCAAATCCGTGGTGTTCGCCCTGCTCGTGGCCGTCATCTGCTGCTACGAGGGGTATTTCACCCATGCCCGCCAGGGCGGTTTCGGAGCCAAGGGCGTGAGCCTGGCCACCACCTCGGCGGTGGTCCTGTCGTGCGTGGTCATCCTGGTCGCGGACTATGTCCTGACCTCGTTTTTGCTGTAG
- the mlaD gene encoding outer membrane lipid asymmetry maintenance protein MlaD: MKKYAMETSVGVFVLAGLLCVAYLTVKLGKLEVVGGDGYQVTAKFKDVTGLKNGAYVEMAGVRIGRVSGIRLDPKDHAALVGLTLDKDVRLTDDAIASIKTSGLIGDKFVKISPGGSDDALTPGGMIVETESSVDLGDLIGKYVFGGVK, translated from the coding sequence ATGAAAAAATACGCAATGGAAACGTCCGTGGGCGTCTTTGTCCTGGCTGGCCTCTTGTGCGTGGCCTATCTGACGGTCAAACTCGGCAAGCTGGAGGTGGTCGGCGGCGACGGCTATCAGGTCACAGCCAAGTTCAAGGACGTCACCGGCCTCAAAAACGGCGCGTACGTGGAGATGGCCGGCGTGCGCATTGGCCGGGTTTCGGGCATCCGCCTTGATCCCAAGGACCATGCCGCCCTGGTGGGCCTGACCCTGGACAAGGACGTGCGGCTGACCGACGACGCCATCGCCTCCATCAAGACCAGCGGCCTTATCGGCGACAAGTTCGTCAAGATTTCCCCGGGCGGGTCCGATGACGCGCTCACGCCCGGCGGCATGATCGTCGAGACCGAGTCTTCGGTCGATCTCGGCGATCTTATCGGCAAATACGTTTTCGGCGGCGTGAAGTAG